One Mycobacterium paraseoulense genomic window, CTTGCCAATGTCGGCGAGCAGACCGGGCGGGAGCAACTCATAGGTCTTTCCCATGTCGGTGATCCCGGATCCAATGCTGTTGACCCGCACACCGCTGGCGGCCAATTCCATGGCCGCCGTGCGCGAGATCATGTCCAGCGCGGCCTTACTCGCACCGTACGTAGCCAGGAATGGCGCGGGTTGACTGCCACCGATGCTGCTCATATTGATGATGACGCCGAAGCCACGCTCGCTCATGCCGGGCGCAAACGCGCTGATGAGTCTTACTGCGGCAAATACGTTGACGTCGAAAATCGTTTTCCACGAATCGATGTCGGCCATTGCGACTGGAGAATACTGCTCTTCGGCGGCCGCGTTATTGATCAATATGTCCACCCGACCCACCTCCGCGGCCAACCGTGCCACGTCGGAATCGCTGGACACATCGGCGGCAATAGTTTTGGATCGTCCCCGCGCTGCGTCGATCTCGTCGGCCACCGCAGTTAGCGCGTCCATGCCACGGCCGACCAGGATCACCGCGGCACCCTCGGATGCAAGCTGCATGGCCGACGCTCGCCCGAGGCCCCGACCCGCCCCGGTCACCAGCGCAGTACGGCCCTCGTGAGGCAGCGCGGTCTGCGTGTTGGTCACGGCACGTAGACGCTGTCGTGCAGGAACAACGCGCGACCGAGGCACAGGATCAGTGGCTGGGCGATGAAGATCGCGATGTTCATCGTGATGATCCACACCGCCAGCCTGGCGGATTCCCGTTGCCATCCCGGCGTCAACGTGTGGACCTTGAACAGCTTTTCGTTCGGATAGTTTCCATCGGAATCTTCGCGCAGGGTGAGCGAGATGAAGACGGCGAACAGCATAAACGGGATCGCCGGCCAGACGAATGACAGTGTCCCATGCGCGGATTCCCACTTGGGTCCGACCGCCTCGACATAGGAGTACCAGCCGGCAACAGTCATCAGACGCTCGCCGAGGATGTCGATCGCGTAAAACACCGCCATGGCCGATACCACCAGCAGGACCGTCGGGGATGCCTTCGGTACAGCACGCTGCAGGAGGGCGGACACTTTCGGTACCAGCTTCAGCAGGATGACGCATTCGACGGCGAAAAAGATTCCGTAGCCGAAAATGGCAATCACCGGCTTGGTGTACGTCTGGTACCAGGTCGAGGTCCAACCAGTGAAGGTCCAGAATTCGCGGTTGTAGACCAGGTAAGACCCCCAGTCTGCCGGCCACTCGATCCAGAACATCGTGGTTCCCGCGAGGAACAGCATCGCCGGCATGGAGATCGTCTTGGCGCGGAACGTCTGGATCGCGAAGAGGATGAACATGGCCGTCCAGATCGCCTGGAATCCGTACCCCCACAACCACGGCAGATGCGGATTGTCGAGATGATCATGAGGATACGGCGGCGCGACCACCGTGGCACTGTTGTCTGTGAGCACCAGGGTGCCGACCACGATCGCTGCCAACACTGCCACGACCACCCAAGGCAACCAAGCGGCGGTACGCGACGGCGGTGATATGACGCTGCCGGACGACGTCTCAATTGGTGTGTCGATAGTCATTGACTGCCTTCCCCGTTCATACTTCATTAGCGAGTACTGTTACCAGACAAGGGCTTTGATGTCTGAGCGTCCGATGACGCCCGCCTCACGCAAGCGTCGGTAGTCCCCTTCGGTCACACCGACTTGTCCCAGCCATACCTCGTCGTCGTGCTCGCCGAGCATCGGCGCGGGACCCACCTGAACCGGACCGGGAATGGAAGACCACCGCACGGGCATGCCCGCGTGAGTATTTACCCCGGTCTTGGGATGCTGCACCTGCTCGAAGAACCTACGGTGCTCGAGTTGGTCGAGCTCGGGCACCAGATGCCCTAGTATCACTTCGCCAACCGGAATGCGCCTTTGCATCATCGCCTCGACGACGGCGTCCACCGTGAGGATCGACGTCCACGCCGCGATGGCGGCGTCGATCTCGTCGTGATGCGCCCTGCGCTCGGCCTCACTCCAATCTGTCCAATCGGGTCGATCGAGGAGCCCGCACAGTGCCCGCCACCCGTCGTCATCGGTAACGGACAGGCCTACCCAGCGCCTATCCCCCAGCCCGACGCGGTCCACCTCCGATGTGGGGTAGATACCTTGCGGCGCAGAGCTATTCGAGCGGTTGCCGGACCGGACGCAGTCGACGCCATAGGCACTGTGCTCGATGACCACGTTGGCCGCGACGCTGAGCGCCGCCGAGATCATGGGCGCCTCGACCAGAACGCCCTCACCAGCAGCCAGTGCGTGCTCGAGTGCGAGGATCAACGCCAAAGTGGCATGACTTCCCGCGATGGGATCGCACGGCCCATTAGGGATTTCCGGCGTGGAATCGGGCCATCCGGTGGACCACGCCATGCCGGAAGTCATCTCCATGGTCTGGGCGTATCCGCCACGGTCGCGCCACGGCCCGTCCAGGCCGTACGCGGGCATCCGCACCATGACCGCCCGCGGGTTGATCGCGTGCACCTCGTCCCAGCCCAGGCCCCAGGATTCCATGACATGCGGACTGTAATTCTCGATGACGACGTCACATGTACCGATAAGACGCTTCGCCAGAGCACGGCCATCCTCGGTCCCCATGTCGACGGTGACCGATCGCTTGCCGGTGTTGGTTCCCGCGAAAATGCCCGAAAACTCCGGCCAGTCAGGATCACTCATCGGCTTGCACGTGTTGCTTCTGATCGCATCCGGCCGCTTGCCGCCCTCGACGTGAATGACCTCGGCGCCCAACATCGCAAGCAGATGTCCCACGATGGGACCCGCCCAGTTGGCAGTGAAGTCAGCGACGCGGACTCCCGCAAAAGACTTGTCCCGCTTGGGCCGCAGCTCTCCCCCGCTCCACAAAGGCAACCCGTGCGCGCCAAGCTCGGGAGCCTCGCCACGCGGCCGTGCCGGCTGCCCGTGTATCCGCCACGGCACGCCCGGCTGAACAAAGTCGCCCGAGGCGTTGGTCTCGAAGGCCCGTCGCTCCACCAGGTGCGCCAGCTGCGGGATCGTCGCGCCGGTACCGACGTTGGCCGCCGGGACCCGTAGCAAGTCGGCGAGTTCCAGGATCTCGGCGGTGGTGTGTTCGGCGGACCACGCGTCGATGGCATCCATCAGCTCGTGACGGCGAACGAACCGATTCGCCATGATGCCGAGTTGCGGGTCGTCCATCCAGTCGCTTCGGTCGATCAACGAGCAGAAGTCCAGCCATTGCTGGCCGGTGACCACCATGAAGCCGACGTAGCCGTCCTTGGTGGGGTGGACATCGGGCAGGTTACGGGCACGGATCGGGCGCATTGGCCGGCCGGCGATCGTGAACCACGACACCGGGTGCACGGTTGTGGTCAGGATCAGCGATTCCAGGATCGACACGTCGAGAAGTTCGGCTCCCCCGCCGAACAGGGCCGCCGCGGTATGCACCGCGGCGAACATTCCAGCCGTCCATTCCGAAAGCCGGCCCCCGGCGATCAATGGGGCACGTTCAGGCGCACCGCGCTGTCCGGGGCCACCGGACATCGCCTGCAGCGTGAGGTCGGTCGCCGGGCGATCCACCCACGGCCCGGTCAGCCCGAAGTTGGTGATCGCGGTGACGACAGCGCGCGGGTTGATGGCGCGAAGCGCGTTGGGCGGCAGGCTACGCGCGATGTCGGAGTGCGGTGACCACACGATCACGTCAGCGGCTCGCAGGGTTTCCGTCAGCTCAGCGGGATCGGTCACGACGGCCGACGACGAGCCCGCCGCCAGGAACTTGAACAATGCCCCATTGGAATCCACGGCGCCCGAGTGCGACCAGCGTCGCAGTGGATCGCCCGCGGGATCCTCCACCCGGAGCACCTGCGCTCCCGCATCGGCCAGGAGTCGGCTGCAGTACCCGCCGGCAAGTTCTCCGGCGAGACTCACCACCTTGGCCGTGGCCACTGCCGGTGTAGTCACGAGAGTCATTCCTCCTGGTTGGGCGGCGTGGACCTTCAATAACGCTGCGCTCGTGTGAGCTTGGCGTGGCACCGAAATCAAGTGAGCCTTGCACCGATCACAAAGTCGACGGTATTGTCGAATTTAGCGCATTGTGACGCGCGCCTCAATAGGCAGCGTCCAGAAGCCGATCGCCACGGTCAACCGGAGGAATGATGCTCAAACTGTTCAGCGTCGACGACCACATCGTCGAGCCAGCCGATGTCTGGACCAAGCGGCTGCCGCGGAAGTTTCAGGAGAAGGGTCCGCACGTCATCGACGCCGACGGCCGCCAATTCTGGGTCTTCGAAGACCAGCGTTCCGCCACAATGGGTCTCAACGCCGTGGCAGGCAAGGCCCCGGAGGACTGGGGCACCGATCCGGTCCGCTTCACCGACCTGATTCCGGGCTGCTACGACGCTGCCGCGCGAGCCGACGACTTCCGTGCCGACGGCATCGTGGGCAGCGTGCTGTTCCCGTCACTCCCGGGCTTCGGCGGCCGAGTGTTCTTCGAAATGAAGGACAAGGAGCTGGCCGACCTATGCGTGCGGGCCTACAACGACTTCGTGATGGACGAATGGTGTGCTGCCGCCCCGGACATCTTCGTGCCAACCATCATCCTGCAACTGTGGGACCCAGACCTCGCCGCAGCGGAGTTGCGTCGGTGCGCAGAGCGCGGCGCTCGCGCGGTCTCTTTCCCCGAGAACCCGAGCTACCTGAAGCTGCCCTCACTACACACTGATCACTGGGATCCGGTCTTTCACGCCTTCGAGGAGACCGGTGTGGTCTGCTCGATGCATCTGGGCTCCAGCGGGCACATCCCCATTCCCACGCCGGACTCGCATTTCAGTGTGGCGATCACGGCCGCGCCCGCCGTGGTGGGCATCGAGACCATCACCGACATGCTGTTCGGCACCCTGCCCCGACGTTTTCCAAACGTGCAATTCGTCATGACCGAGGGCGGTATCGGCTACATACCCTACGTGCTCGAACGCGCCGACTTCGTCTGGGGCAAGCACCGGTTCTGGGCGCCGTTCGGGGATATCAAACCGTCGGAAATCTTCAATCGGCAGTTCGCTGTGTGCGCCGTCAACGAATCATTCGGGCTTAGTGAGGATTCCATCGATCGCATCGGCATAGACAACATTTTGTGGGAGTCAGACTACCCGCACTCGGAGACCGCCTGGCCATCCAGCCAGACCGAGGTCGCCAAGGCGCTGGGACACCTCACACCGGAGCAGATCGACAAGATCACCCACAGGAACGCCGAGCGGATCTTCAACTTCCCGGTGACCAAAGAAGCCAAGGCCGCTGGCATCCAGCATCGCCTCGATAATGCCGAAGCCAACGGCGAGCGCCCCCAAGCCATCAAGGCCTACCCCGTTGACGCCACCCCCAACGGCGACCTACCCGACGTCACCCGTGTCGTCGCAGGAACCGCGAAGTAGGCCAAGGGTTGTGGCTGGCCAAGCGAGCTCGCGGGGTTGCTATGCATCGCGGCCAAGCTTGGAAGCTAGCCCGTCGAGAAATACGTCGAGCTCCCATTGGAATCGTTCGGCATCGGTACGTGTCTGCAACGCAGGCCGTCCCGACGCCTTCGCAGCGTCATTCCCTACTTGAACTCACCGCCGATCCCCAGATAGCCGAGTTGAGGACCGGCGGCCGCGTCCACCGAATTCTGTTCCTTGACAATGGATACCAGTTTCGTGAGGTTGGCGGCGGCCGTCTCGCCTGTGCTGAGGTCGGCGGCCGTCGAATGGTCGATGACGCACGCGTAATTGAGACCCGCGTCGAAGTAGGCGTTCAGCTCCGAAGCCACCTTCTCCGCCGATCCACTCATATGACCCATGTCGCGCGATGCCTCCATGGGAACTCGCGAGATAGCCTCACGGACGTACTCCGCCGAGTACGACTCAGGCTTCATGTGACGGGCATAGGACCACTCGTCGCCGAGCGGATGCTCAAAACCGAAGCGCCGCCAATCCGCGCCGGACACCGCGCCGTAAACGATGGTGTCCCAACGCAAATATGCCGATCCCGCCAATCTATCGATCTCGTCCGGATCGTCGTTCATCAGGACGAGCACGCTGGCGGCGAAGCGCAGTTCATCAGGATCGCGGCCGGCTTGTTCGGCACCTTCCCGCACCAGGGCGACGTCTTTTGCGAATTGCTCAGGTCCGCCTAGGCACATACCGGGCAGGTTCGTCAACAGCCCGTCGGCATAGCGGCCAACCATCCGCAGCGTTTGTGGACTTCCGCCAGTCGCTACCAACACTTTTGGCGGAGAGTTGCCGTAGGGTGCCAGATCGACGACGCCGCCCTTCATCGAGTAATACTCACCGTCGAAGTGAACTGGGCGACCTTCGCTATCGAAGATCAGACGCAGGATCTGCAGCGTCTCTTCGAGTTTCTTGGCTGACCCCTTCCGACTGTGACCGTATTGAACGACGTTCTTGGCCTCACTTGCGCCGACAGCGTAGATGCCTCGGCCATGGCTGATGTGGTCGAGCGTCAGGAACTTCTGTGCCAACTTGCTCGGCACTTCCCGAACGACATCGACGGCACCGAAGAACAGCTCGATGGTCGAAGTTGACTGGGCCGCAAGAGCCATTACCAGGCTGGCGTCGTAAAAGTTGTGCGCCCGCGGCAGATAGGCGGAGGCAGGAATCTCCGGCCAGATGGACTGCGGCAGGTTGTTCTGGATCTGGTCCGTGAAGGTTATGACGTCTAATCCCATCGCTTCACACTGACGCGCGTATTCCACACACATCTCGATCGGCGGGAAGAACATTCCGTAGACGCCTATCTTGCGCTCACTGGTCACTAGACGAGCATGACTAACAACCCTTACACCTGTCAAGGTTGAGTCTCAAGAAATTGCGACTCACATCACCGGGTCCGGGCACGCCGACCCACGCCGACGACGGGGGCACTCGGACGCTTAAGCTTTCATGGTGGCTACGGGGCGTACCGGCCGCTTCAACCGCGCGGCGTTCACGGACGAGATGTTGGCGTTCGTCTCTGATCGCGGACTCGACCAACTGTCCATGCGGTCGCTCGGCGAGGCCCTCGGCGTCTCCCACATGGCCGTCTACCACCACTTCCCCGGCGGCCGTGACGAGCTGCTACAAGTGACGACGGACGCGGTCCTCTCCCAGATCGACCTTCCGGAGTTCTCCGACGACTGGATCGAGTGGCTAGTCCAAACCGCGGAGCGCGTCTTCGACGTGCTGAGCAGATATCCCGGTGTGGGTGCGCATGTATTCGCGCGACATCCGGTGTATTTGACCAGCGGTGTCACGGAAATGATCGATACGATCATGGGAACGCTGCTGAACGCAGGCCTAACGGAAGCCGAAGCGGTCGAAGTGTGGACCGTCGGCGAAACGTGGCTGGTGGGTCAGCTGTGGATAGCCGAGGCGACTCGGGATCGCCCGCCGTCGGCTCCCGCCGAGATTCGAAAGCTCTTCCCGAACAACCGCGCCGCCGACGGCACCCGCAATTTGCGCCGTGTGGCACGGCTACTCCTTGAAGAGTCGGCTGGCAAGCACCTCTCGTCCGGGCTTCGAGACTTGCTGACAGGGTTCTCGCGGCGCACAGGCCGGACGCGGTGAATGTGCCAGCGCCATCGGCCCGCCGGAAGGAATCGGTGTGAAACCGACTGTCAGGCCGAAGGTTCGTCGCTGCGGAACCCTGGATTGAAGCTGTTGTTGCCACGGCCCCAAATGGCGCGAAAGCTGCGACGACGCACTTTCCACCCCTGCCCCGTGCGTACGAACTCATCTTCGTAGATCCCGCCCAAAGTGTGCAGCACGCCGCCCGCAGCATCGAGTTTCATATGCTGGGCCTGCATGTAATACCTCCCCTTGGCGCTGTTGCCGTCAACCTCGAACAGGTGGTTGGTGAACATGTGTTGTGTTGCGTCCATTGCCTCTACAGCTGCCCGCGACGCTTCGATGAACGTGTCGACTCCGCGGATGATGAATTCCGGACCAAGGCCGTAATCCAGCTCAACGTCATCGGTGAAGAGGTCGCGGAGTTGGTCCCAGCGTCTGCCGTCGAGGGCAAAGGCATACCGATGTGTGAGCTCTAGAAGCGCTTGGATGTCCTCGAGTGATGGATCGGCCATGGCATTCTCCGTTTCCAGCTGAGTCGCGCGGCGCGCATTACGCCATCTCTAATCGACACACTAGTCAAAAATATGAGTACTGCACTCGGACCGGTAAAGACGGCTCTACACTGCGAGGCGCCGGCCTGATCACGTAGGTGGATATCTGCCATAGTGCGATCACGTGGAGCGGTCGGATTCACGTTGTGCGAAAGGAATACCTAGATGGACGGAACGATTGGTACCGCAACCCAGCTGGGTCTACCCGAGGCGGTCGACGTCGCGGTCGTGGGCTCCGGTGCAGCGGGGTTGGCCGCCGCTCTGTCGGCTGCTGTGGCGGGAAGGTCGGTGCTGATCGCCGAATCCCAGCCGCTGATCGGCGGCACCACCGCGATCTCGGGCGGCGCTGCGTGGGTGCCGAATCACGGTCTCTCCTACCGTCAACTCGCGGCTTCGGACAGCGCTGAGGACGCCCGCCGCTATCTGCTGGGTGAGGGGCGCGACGCCGTACTCGACCACGGCTTGGTCGAGGCATTCCTCGATGGGGCGCCGAAGACGGCGCGGTTCATCGAAGCGCATACCTATTTGAGTTGGCTGCCGACGATATGGCCTGACTACCACTCCGAGATCGCTGGCGCCTCCAACGTCAGATCGCTACTACCGGGACTCTTCCCGAGCGATCTGCTCGGGACGTCGGCGTCCATGGTGCGCTCGCCGGCGGGCACCCTTCGGACCAACCCCATGCCGGCGTGGATGCTAGATCGGCTTCCCGGCATCTGGATCGCCGGCCACGCCCTGGTAGGCGCCTTGCTGGAGGCATGCCTGCGGCAGGGGGTGGCGGTCCGGACATGCGCGCCCGCCGCTCGACTCGTCGAAGGCGATTCGGGCGTATCGGGTCTGGTCATCTCGTCTGACCGGGAATTCCGTTCCGTCGCAGTGCGCCGAGGCGTAATACTCGCCAGCGGTGGATTCGAGGGATCGGACGAGTTCACCGACAAATATCTCGACGGCAGCTTCGGCGCACAGATAAGCCCCGCTGGCCACGACGGCATCGCCCTGACGATGGCCGCAGAGGTCAACGCCAGCTTGTCCGCGACCGAGGCCGCGTGGTGGATGCCCGCCGTGCACGTTCCGGGCGACGAGTCGGACTCCCAGCCCACCAGTCGAATCTTGCTCGGCGAACGCGGACTGCCCCACACGATCATGGTGAACCGCGACGGCGAGCGGTTCGCGAACGAGGCGCGCCCCTACGCCGACATCGGCGCAATCATGCGTCGTGTCGATCCCGGCACAGGGGTGATGCCGAACGCAGTGGCGTGGATGCTCTTCGACGACTACTACTGGCGGCGTTACGGATTCTTCGATTGGCCACCCGGCTCGGAACCTCCTTCGTTCCTTGTCCGAGCGCACAGTCTCGACGAGTTGGCGCGCCGTTGTGGAATCGATGCCGACGGTCTCACACGCACTGTCGCAGCCTTCAACCCACTGGCCAGGCAAGGCCGCGATCCGCAGTTCAACCGTGGCGGAACTACCTACGAACGCTTCTTCGGTGACTACCATCCCCGGCTCGGACGGCTGGCGCCCCTTAGTCGGTTCCTATCGGCCACGGCACAGGTACACCGCGTCGCCGCAGCCGCGGCCGGCCCGGTCGTCGCACCGCTGGCAGCGCGCGTCGCCCGCCGCCGCGAACCCGACCGACTGCGAGAGCGAGCTGTCCCGCTACTCGCAAAGTATCTACGCGCCTACCTGAAGAGTCCTGCGAGCAGCGTCCTCGGCCCGATCGATTCGCCGCCTTACTACGCAGTCCGCGTCGACGCCAGCGCGCTCGCAACTGTCGGGGGTCCGCGCACCGACGCCCACGCACGCGTCCTCGACGAGGGCGGAGCGGTGATCCCTGGGCTTTATGCGGCCGGCAATGCAGGCGGTGCGGCGACCGGTGGGTTCTACGGCGGAGCGGGATGCACAATCTCGCTCGCGCTCACCTTTGGTCATCTGGCTGGACGCCACGCCGCATCCCGATCAGCGGATGGTGCTGACCGTCAACCGGTCTGAGCGCTGAGCCGAGAATTGGCGCTCGCCCGGATACTTCCGCTATTTGGCGCCTATCGCTTTTGTAAGGGCGGTTGGGTGCGCTGCCCCCGCAGGCGCTTCTGCACCCGGCCCAGCGCTTCCAATCTGCCCTGCTGAGCCGCGATCTCCTCTTGATCAGGTTCCGCGGCCTCCTCGAGTCGTGCGATGAGATCTCTGGTGCGGACCTGCTCGCGGTAGAGGCGTGCGTCGGCCTCCTGAAAGGTGATGAGGTCCATCTCTTCGGCAAGTGGGTCGTGCTCGGGAGGCGAGCTATCGTCGCTAATCAAGGGTATGCACCTTTCAGCTCACCACGTTGCCCGAGAGGGCGACCGCGCTCAGACCGCCGTCAGGCCACCGTCGACGACCAGCTCGGAACCGGTCGTATACGACGACGCCTCGGAGGCGAGGAACAACACCATCCTTGCCACCTCGGCGGGATCGGCCATCCGGTTCATCGGAACGCCCGCCGATATGACGCTACGAGCGTCTTCAGGGAGCACCTGCGCGAGCATGTCGGTCAAGACCCCACCCGGGTGCACGGAATTCACCCTGATCCCTCTAGGGCCGTATTGCACCGCGGCCGCCTTGGTCATACCGCGGACTGCGAACTTGGCAGTGGTGTAGGCCGCGTTAGGTGTGAAAGGAGCATGGGACAGGCCACACACCGACGAGATGTTCACGATCGATCCGCCGCCCGCTTGGAGCATCTGCGGGATCACCGCCCGCATCCCGAAGAACGCTCCGTGCTGGTCGACGGCAATCACCTTCAGGTAGTCCTCGACGCTGATGTCGGCGACATCGGCGAATGGGCCCGACGTGCCCGCGTTGTTCACCAGAACATCGATCGAGCCCAGCGTATGGCGGACGGACGAGACCGCGGCAGCCCAGCTGTCCGGATCCGTGACGTCCAACTCGACAAACATCGCGCGCTCGCCCAAAGCTCCCGCGAGTGCGCGCCCGGCCTCTACCTGGATGTCGGCGACTGCGACCCGGGCACCGGCCGCATGGAGAACCCGCGCGATCTCGGTGCCGATGCCCTGGGCGGCGCCTGTGACGAGTGCCGTCCTGCCGTCGACCCGGAATGAATCACTCATATTGCCCCTTGCCCGTTCTTCGATTGTCCGTCACGCTAAGAATTATTCGACATACTTGTCAAGTATCTGTCGAGTCATCGGAGGACTGATCATCGACATTCGCGAACGGGTTGTCGTCGTGACCGGAGCCGGTCTTGGCCTGGGCGCCGCGTTGGCGCGCACGATCAGCGCGAAAGCGCCGGGTGGTCTCGTGATCGCCGACATCGACGAGGAGGCAGCCCACCTGACTGCCGCTAAGTACGACAGCTACGGGATTGCTGCGGACATGGGTAGCGAGTCCGGTGTCCGGGCCGTAGTCGACGCCGCAGTCGACCGTTTCGGCAGAGTCGACATGTGGATTGCCAACGCCGGCACTGGGATAACGTGTGACCCGTTCACGGACGACGCCACCTTCTCCCTCATGTGGAACCTGCATGCGATGTCGCAAGTGTGGGCGGCCAGGGCATTACTGCCCGGCTGGCTGAAGCGCGGCAGCGGACATTTCGTCGCCGTCGTGTCCTCGAACGCGCTGACCACCAACCCGGTCTCCATGGGCTATGCGATGACGAAGCACGCTCAACTCGCGGCCGTGGAATGGCTGGCCATGACCTACGGCGCGGCCGGCGTCACCACTACTGCGTTCTGCCCCAAGGGAATGCGGACGCCACTACTGGAGCAGCACGCGCAGACGAATGCCTATGCCCGCGCGGCGCTCGCGGACGCGATCACACCCGAACAGGCCGCATCGATCCTCGTCGCAGCAATCGAGGAGGGTCGCAGCATCGCTCACACTCACCCGGCGGTACTGGACGACGCCCGACTGAGGCTGGACGACCATGCCGCGTACCTGCGCACGCTCGAGCAGTTGCACGCGCTGGTTCCTGAGATCGGCGTTCCGCGTTGACCGGCAACCGATTGGCAGGTCGGTTTGCCGTCGTCATCGGCGGTGG contains:
- a CDS encoding SDR family NAD(P)-dependent oxidoreductase, translating into MDHHDEHRDLHRPATDPVPRSRVVPARQRLRAVTNTQTALPHEGRTALVTGAGRGLGRASAMQLASEGAAVILVGRGMDALTAVADEIDAARGRSKTIAADVSSDSDVARLAAEVGRVDILINNAAAEEQYSPVAMADIDSWKTIFDVNVFAAVRLISAFAPGMSERGFGVIINMSSIGGSQPAPFLATYGASKAALDMISRTAAMELAASGVRVNSIGSGITDMGKTYELLPPGLLADIGKIIPAGRLASERDIAAAVSYLCSDGAAFVNGHVLTVDGAMTAGQWSTTTVMAGFLA
- a CDS encoding CaiB/BaiF CoA transferase family protein; protein product: MTTPAVATAKVVSLAGELAGGYCSRLLADAGAQVLRVEDPAGDPLRRWSHSGAVDSNGALFKFLAAGSSSAVVTDPAELTETLRAADVIVWSPHSDIARSLPPNALRAINPRAVVTAITNFGLTGPWVDRPATDLTLQAMSGGPGQRGAPERAPLIAGGRLSEWTAGMFAAVHTAAALFGGGAELLDVSILESLILTTTVHPVSWFTIAGRPMRPIRARNLPDVHPTKDGYVGFMVVTGQQWLDFCSLIDRSDWMDDPQLGIMANRFVRRHELMDAIDAWSAEHTTAEILELADLLRVPAANVGTGATIPQLAHLVERRAFETNASGDFVQPGVPWRIHGQPARPRGEAPELGAHGLPLWSGGELRPKRDKSFAGVRVADFTANWAGPIVGHLLAMLGAEVIHVEGGKRPDAIRSNTCKPMSDPDWPEFSGIFAGTNTGKRSVTVDMGTEDGRALAKRLIGTCDVVIENYSPHVMESWGLGWDEVHAINPRAVMVRMPAYGLDGPWRDRGGYAQTMEMTSGMAWSTGWPDSTPEIPNGPCDPIAGSHATLALILALEHALAAGEGVLVEAPMISAALSVAANVVIEHSAYGVDCVRSGNRSNSSAPQGIYPTSEVDRVGLGDRRWVGLSVTDDDGWRALCGLLDRPDWTDWSEAERRAHHDEIDAAIAAWTSILTVDAVVEAMMQRRIPVGEVILGHLVPELDQLEHRRFFEQVQHPKTGVNTHAGMPVRWSSIPGPVQVGPAPMLGEHDDEVWLGQVGVTEGDYRRLREAGVIGRSDIKALVW
- a CDS encoding amidohydrolase family protein: MLKLFSVDDHIVEPADVWTKRLPRKFQEKGPHVIDADGRQFWVFEDQRSATMGLNAVAGKAPEDWGTDPVRFTDLIPGCYDAAARADDFRADGIVGSVLFPSLPGFGGRVFFEMKDKELADLCVRAYNDFVMDEWCAAAPDIFVPTIILQLWDPDLAAAELRRCAERGARAVSFPENPSYLKLPSLHTDHWDPVFHAFEETGVVCSMHLGSSGHIPIPTPDSHFSVAITAAPAVVGIETITDMLFGTLPRRFPNVQFVMTEGGIGYIPYVLERADFVWGKHRFWAPFGDIKPSEIFNRQFAVCAVNESFGLSEDSIDRIGIDNILWESDYPHSETAWPSSQTEVAKALGHLTPEQIDKITHRNAERIFNFPVTKEAKAAGIQHRLDNAEANGERPQAIKAYPVDATPNGDLPDVTRVVAGTAK
- a CDS encoding LLM class flavin-dependent oxidoreductase, with protein sequence MTSERKIGVYGMFFPPIEMCVEYARQCEAMGLDVITFTDQIQNNLPQSIWPEIPASAYLPRAHNFYDASLVMALAAQSTSTIELFFGAVDVVREVPSKLAQKFLTLDHISHGRGIYAVGASEAKNVVQYGHSRKGSAKKLEETLQILRLIFDSEGRPVHFDGEYYSMKGGVVDLAPYGNSPPKVLVATGGSPQTLRMVGRYADGLLTNLPGMCLGGPEQFAKDVALVREGAEQAGRDPDELRFAASVLVLMNDDPDEIDRLAGSAYLRWDTIVYGAVSGADWRRFGFEHPLGDEWSYARHMKPESYSAEYVREAISRVPMEASRDMGHMSGSAEKVASELNAYFDAGLNYACVIDHSTAADLSTGETAAANLTKLVSIVKEQNSVDAAAGPQLGYLGIGGEFK
- a CDS encoding TetR/AcrR family transcriptional regulator; amino-acid sequence: MLAFVSDRGLDQLSMRSLGEALGVSHMAVYHHFPGGRDELLQVTTDAVLSQIDLPEFSDDWIEWLVQTAERVFDVLSRYPGVGAHVFARHPVYLTSGVTEMIDTIMGTLLNAGLTEAEAVEVWTVGETWLVGQLWIAEATRDRPPSAPAEIRKLFPNNRAADGTRNLRRVARLLLEESAGKHLSSGLRDLLTGFSRRTGRTR
- a CDS encoding nuclear transport factor 2 family protein, which gives rise to MADPSLEDIQALLELTHRYAFALDGRRWDQLRDLFTDDVELDYGLGPEFIIRGVDTFIEASRAAVEAMDATQHMFTNHLFEVDGNSAKGRYYMQAQHMKLDAAGGVLHTLGGIYEDEFVRTGQGWKVRRRSFRAIWGRGNNSFNPGFRSDEPSA
- a CDS encoding FAD-dependent oxidoreductase; this encodes MDGTIGTATQLGLPEAVDVAVVGSGAAGLAAALSAAVAGRSVLIAESQPLIGGTTAISGGAAWVPNHGLSYRQLAASDSAEDARRYLLGEGRDAVLDHGLVEAFLDGAPKTARFIEAHTYLSWLPTIWPDYHSEIAGASNVRSLLPGLFPSDLLGTSASMVRSPAGTLRTNPMPAWMLDRLPGIWIAGHALVGALLEACLRQGVAVRTCAPAARLVEGDSGVSGLVISSDREFRSVAVRRGVILASGGFEGSDEFTDKYLDGSFGAQISPAGHDGIALTMAAEVNASLSATEAAWWMPAVHVPGDESDSQPTSRILLGERGLPHTIMVNRDGERFANEARPYADIGAIMRRVDPGTGVMPNAVAWMLFDDYYWRRYGFFDWPPGSEPPSFLVRAHSLDELARRCGIDADGLTRTVAAFNPLARQGRDPQFNRGGTTYERFFGDYHPRLGRLAPLSRFLSATAQVHRVAAAAAGPVVAPLAARVARRREPDRLRERAVPLLAKYLRAYLKSPASSVLGPIDSPPYYAVRVDASALATVGGPRTDAHARVLDEGGAVIPGLYAAGNAGGAATGGFYGGAGCTISLALTFGHLAGRHAASRSADGADRQPV
- a CDS encoding SDR family NAD(P)-dependent oxidoreductase produces the protein MSDSFRVDGRTALVTGAAQGIGTEIARVLHAAGARVAVADIQVEAGRALAGALGERAMFVELDVTDPDSWAAAVSSVRHTLGSIDVLVNNAGTSGPFADVADISVEDYLKVIAVDQHGAFFGMRAVIPQMLQAGGGSIVNISSVCGLSHAPFTPNAAYTTAKFAVRGMTKAAAVQYGPRGIRVNSVHPGGVLTDMLAQVLPEDARSVISAGVPMNRMADPAEVARMVLFLASEASSYTTGSELVVDGGLTAV